The Penaeus chinensis breed Huanghai No. 1 chromosome 29, ASM1920278v2, whole genome shotgun sequence genome window below encodes:
- the LOC125040914 gene encoding neurotrophin 1-like, with the protein MALTLSVVLACAGIVLGSVQPPAYGHHPQPAYGHRAPAYGHQPAYKHGYCDPTVAPSCATNSTLSYCLEDAEYPEYEIKGAISADHLFAKKYADIADQSADDLVDMVTKEQEEAFDYSYYTGASTGDSPYDATHWGGPEGYICPSDVVYAMPKRAQNVEGKWRVIVNDVHYYTQTARLETCLFPEAACRALAPCYQSHCTQKSVYHRLLSYDPCDPYKGLFIDIYKLPSACSCHLPA; encoded by the exons ATGGCTCTTACACTG TCGGTCGTTCTGGCTTGTGCCGGAATCGTTCTGGGCTCCGTCCAACCCCCAGCATATGGTCATCATCCACAGCCGGCTTACGGTCATCGTGCGCCTGCTTACGGTCATCAACCTGCCTACAAGCACGGTTACTGCGATCCAACTGTGGCGCCTTCGTGTGCTACCAACTCCACTCTATCCTACTGCTTGGAAGACGCTGAGTATCCTGAGTACGAGATCAAGGGGGCCATCAGTGCCGATCATCTCTTCGCCAAGAAATACGCTGATATCGCCGACCAGTCTGCTGATGATCTGGTAGACATGGTAAccaaggagcaggaagaggctTTCGACTACTCTTACTACACTGGGGCATCCACTGGGGACTCTCCTTACGATGCTACCCACTGGGGTGGTCCTGAGGGCTACATTTGTCCTTCAGATgtggtgtatgccatgcccaaacGTGCCCAGAACGTGGAGGGTAAGTGGCGCGTGATTGTCAACGACGTTCACTATTACACTCAGACTGCCCGCTTGGAGACCTGTCTGTTCCCAGAGGCTGCTTGCCGCGCCCTTGCCCCTTGCTACCAGAGTCACTGTACCCAGAAGTCAGTGTACCACCGCCTCCTGTCCTACGACCCATGTGATCCCTACAAGGGTCTCTTCATCGACATCTACAAGCTGCCTTCTGCCTGCTCCTGCCATCTTCCTGCATAA
- the LOC125040911 gene encoding neurotrophin 1-like produces MALILSVVLACAGVVLGSVQPPAYGHHPQPAYGHRAPAYGHQPAYKHGYCDPTVAPSCATNSTLSYCLEDTEYPEYEIKGAISADHLFAKKYADIADQSADDLVDMVTKEQEEAFDYSYYTGASTGDSPYDATHWGGPEGYICPSDVVYAMPKRAQNVEGKWRVIVNDVHYYTQTARLETCLFPEAACRALAPCYQSHCTQKSVYHRLLSYDPCDPYKGLFIDIYKLPSACSCHLPA; encoded by the exons ATGGCTCTCATATTG TCGGTCGTTCTGGCCTGTGCCGGAGTCGTTCTGGGCTCCGTCCAACCCCCAGCATATGGTCATCATCCACAGCCCGCTTACGGTCATCGTGCGCCTGCTTACGGTCATCAACCTGCCTACAAGCACGGTTACTGCGATCCAACTGTGGCGCCTTCGTGTGCTACCAACTCCACTCTCTCCTACTGCTTGGAAGACACTGAGTATCCTGAGTACGAGATCAAAGGGGCCATCAGTGCCGATCATCTCTTCGCCAAGAAATACGCTGATATCGCCGACCAGTCTGCTGATGATCTGGTAGACATGGTAAccaaggagcaggaagaggctTTCGACTACTCTTACTATACTGGGGCATCCACTGGGGACTCTCCTTACGATGCCACCCACTGGGGTGGTCCTGAGGGCTACATTTGTCCTTCAGATgtggtgtatgccatgcccaaacGTGCCCAGAACGTGGAGGGTAAGTGGCGCGTGATTGTCAACGACGTTCACTATTACACTCAGACTGCCCGCTTGGAGACCTGTCTGTTCCCAGAGGCTGCTTGTCGCGCCCTTGCCCCTTGCTACCAGAGTCACTGTACCCAGAAGTCAGTGTACCACCGCCTCCTGTCCTACGACCCATGTGATCCCTACAAGGGTCTCTTCATCGACATCTACAAGCTGCCTTCTGCCTGCTCCTGCCATCTTCCTGCATAA